From the Palaemon carinicauda isolate YSFRI2023 chromosome 4, ASM3689809v2, whole genome shotgun sequence genome, the window cccatgcgccaacaggtgtttgctttaattcacggcctttcacattcctcgcgccattctactgcacagctgctgaagacaaagttcatttggcatggcattactaaggatgctaaggattgggtctgcgccagtacttcttaccaaacttccaaagtacttcgacacacggattcaggagtgggcacctttcctcaacctcagcgtcgtttcgcccacattaacgtcgacgttgtaggccccctacccacataacaaagactttgttacctgtttaccatcataaaCCACTCCACTGAAGCCATTCCcgggaaactgcaacgttcgccttgTGTACATATACCTTACTCTCAGGaaggatagcaagatttggtatccctgagcatattacgtctaacaggggtaccactttcacctctcaattgtggacatcattagcaaatctcctgggcatcaccctacatcagacaactgcctgcaTCCCTGCTGTttatggaatagttgaacgtttttatcgcaccctcaaagcagctttgatgtcccgttacaaagactccaacaggtttactcagcttccctgtgtccttcttggactaagaaccactccttaagacgccctcgacgtctcggcagctgaagtgGTGTATGGGGACCGGTtgatcgtccctgctgaatttgttcctcctgcaacctcctctgacgatctccaacACATACGTGACGAAAATTTACTctttgccgccagacttacaagccctcaacgaagcatcacataccaacagacttgcactctgcaacgcacgtcttcctacgcaacgacactagcaagccactgctaatgcccctTACAcagtccctttccttgtgatccgatacaatccaaaagcattcctactaaacattcgtggcaaagaagactgggtctcaattgattgtctaaaacctgctcatctcctgccagatgacctgcctacagttcgcctctctagatcggggcaccatatttaacatgtacagtatgtcatttttaggtggggagccatataccacccgtgtgtcacacgagcgtacatagtaacgacatttctcattttattttatatattatcctttgtatctttgctctcccctcgcactgacagcaacttgtaataacctgtctgcctacttcattgttaactgttaacagaaccggttgccagtttaacaagaaatagcatgtttgtgttTTATGACCTTCTTATCgggacatagtgtgtatatatactcgatgtgtcataaTTAAGTTACTCAATTgccttcatctcgcctttgactcgaATCCTACTGTTGGCCCGtcacatatccatatgatcagcacataAGCCGCTTCTTCAACCAAGctagaccaaagagggccaggcggtggctgctgatgactcagcaggtagacctataggcggttccaaactcccaatccttagctcatgaggatggtgaggttgcaaactacAAGAAACTGTTGAGCTTGAGTGAATGTttcccataggccaccacaacccttaagatcGGCATTAAGTCATCGCCTGCTTTTCAGCTGTTTTGCTTAACAGACAGTAATATCTGCAGTAATATTTGTCTAACTGTCTTTGTCTTCTGAATCCTCCCGGGTACTGTAATTGGTTCCTTTAATCAATGTCTCGAAACCTTGAGCCATGACCTTCGCCAGTCTGGAATTGGATATCAGTTGCTTAAAGACACAAGGGTATATAACCTTTCTTGGTTATTTAATAATGTGCTTATTTAACTATTTAATTATCTTATAGTATATTGAATTTCCTATTTTTTTGCAATTGTCTTTCCTTTGTTTGCGTAAGGGCATTTTATTTGGGGGGCCCTTGCTTTTGCTTGTCAACCAAATTGTCTAATTTTAGTTGCAAAAATGACAgcaaataaacaatattaatattgatagtgatAATGAGATTAAAGAAACAAATAATCATAACactgattaaaattattataacaacaacagagTTAACGGACACGGCAGAATTTTCCGATCCAAATGCAGTAATAgcataaatggaaagttaattacCGAGATAGTGAAATGCAGTTGTTAATGATAAAACCAGTGTTCCTTCTGATCCGAAACTTAGgatggtaaaaataaaaaacttatgcCTTTCAATTTCCTTTCAGTAATCTCTCTAATTTCCCAAAGTCTTTTTAAGACTCAGTTCGTTACCAACCCTCGTCTTGCCTGGATGATTAAGACAAATAGAATGATCCAATAtttaactctttctctctctctctctctctctctctctctctctctctctctctctctctctctctctctctctctctctctctctctctctttgtgatgaaTTTTAAGTTTCAGGATGAGAGCGGaaggtttttttttcatgaacagcATCACTCTTGAAAGGttttcctgatgatgatgatgatgtacaagaAATTAACATGCAAGTGCAGTGCAAATGTACATCGTTTATGACAAAAGTGTTTCTATCTCCTTTCGATCATATACAATTAACCATTGGTAAAAgggaattttgattatttttaaactGAAATTTTATTTGAACATAAATTGTCTTGCTTTGGACGGACCAACTTTTAATTCCACCAAAAGATTTTTTATGGTGACTAGAAGCTCATGAAACTAAGTAATTTCCTTTATCAATCTAAGATCATTTTCTTTCAATTGTCAACACTATTAACTTTTCAAATCGTAAAAGAAGTTTAAATTTGCACCTTAGTTCGTATATGAGTTGAACTTACGAACAAACACTATTTGACACGTTTAAATCAATTCTTATtgcaaacatcatcatcatcatctcctcctcctacaccttttgacgcaaagggccttggttagatttcgccattcgtctctatcttgagcttttaaatcaatacttctcaaacATATCGGCAGAGGAAATTGGATTAATAATTGTAAGTTGTTTTAATTCCGTTTCATACGTAACTCTGTCAAAGAAACAAAAGTAATCACTAGAACGTGCCTATAATTTGTTTTATACTCTACGATTAATGAggagtaaaaattatattattttttcaattttatcacAGTAATAGATCATCCATTTTAAAGAAACCTATCGGTCAATAACGCTGGGAAAAACGTTCAGAACTTCCAAATCTTAGGAGTTACGTACATGTGTGAACCTTGTCATAATTATATCCAagcaaaaaaaatcttttatatatttattttccagtttttctcGTACATGTTAATAATCTCAGATCATAATGCACTCACAGGGTATTTAGTTTTTAGTCTGTATTTACATATTTACCATGGTGTCATTAAAATACCACTTATGAGATATATAAACAATATGCAAATCCCTTTCCTGCATTAGTTGGACGTTCAAGGAACATTAACCTAAGAGATAGGATTATGAAGGGAAGCTCCTTGAGAGGAGGGGGGAAGGAGTCAGTGAGGGGTACAACTGTAAAGAGTTTGCTTCCGTTGGTTAAGGACACTTAGAATTCAGCATTACTTTACTTGCAAATTCATTGGCAAAATATCTTTCCCAAAATCGAAAATTGGAACTACTTTTGTTATTGTGTGTAATATTTTTCTAAAGCGATAAAGAAATCTATAATGTCTTAATACCATAGTCAGACTAAATTTTACAATAAACTGTCAAATTGATAATTAATACGAACCATTCTGTACCTCATCATATTTTTCTGTCTTCTCATATGTTTCTATTTCCTTTGAGATCGAGAACAGGAAATAGATTTATCTGAAATGAAATGAATTTCCTCTTTCAACGCAAATTAATTTCTTACCTGTCGAACTGCTCCCGAATTATTATACAGAGCGCTATTTTAATTAACTATAATCTTATCAAAAGACAATTAAACTAACAGTGCAAATATactttatgacacacacacacacacacacatatatatatatatatatatatatatatatatatatatatatatatatatgtatatatatatatatatactgtatatatatatatatatatatatatatatatatatatatatatatatatatatatatatatatgtgcgtgtgtatgtgtacacgtatatccttatatgtgtaattatatgaatatatatgtaaattatttgtgCAAGGAAGTTTGTGTGATGTGCTATTGATATCTACAACCAACTCGTAACTTCTCGATATCCTTCTACCTTTTGGATTCAGTTATCATTGAACGTCTTTGTATACTGTTGAGAAATATATGGAGTTATTCGTTTCCGTTGAAAGGTTCAAATCCACACATGTTAGTTACACTGAGGTAAATACAAAGGATACTAGGTCACCAAGTCTAAATAAGATACAGTTTACGTGAACTGCATAGACTCATTTATAACAGGTCAGAAGATTATACTgcatacatcatcttcatcatcatcatctcctacgcctactgacgcaaagggcctcggttagaattcgtcagtcgtcgctatcttgagcttttaattcaatatttctccatttttcaactcctacttcgcacttcatagtcctcagaaagGGTAGGCcaggtcttacaactcttctagtgccttgtggagcgcagctgaaggtttgatgaactaatctctcttggagaatgcgaagagaatgcccaaaccaactccatctacccctcatcattatctcatccacataataatcgagtaatatctcttatagtttctaatcctgtcttgctatttaactcctaatatccttctgagggttttgttctcaaacttactaaatctattggagattgtttcattgtcatatcgtGACTCATATCCACatagtaacgccgatctcactaaactgatatatatttttatatgcaatttcaggcgatctgatttaaaaaatttacttaaccttgccattgtgtgatttgctttctCCAATCTTTCTCTAAATTCTAAAGaatctgtattggagatcatagttcctaaatactcaaatgattctacctcatgaatccttctccattaaaggatatttcatcttccattgcaaactccATTCGCattatctctgtcttctatttatcttcagcccaacctcgtgtgatatttcatgaattctggtaagcaagcattgcaaatcctgtggtgttctgccaacaaggacaacatcatcagcatactgtaggtcttctaatttcctatcaccaatccagtcctatccttctccaccatctccgactgttgtacgcattgcaaaatccatgaggagaataaataacataggtgacaacacattcccttgaagtcctccgctcttcactggaaatttatttgataaaacttCATTAACATTACCTttacactttctatgctcatgatcagacttaattaaattcacaTGTTCAAGAGGAATTCAATAATTACGCAGGAcacttcacaaaattggccggtgctcactatcaaactctttttcatagtccacaaaggccatcaaaagatttctatattctacgcttttttgtatgtctcaaaatgaaaatttagtcagtgcaacttcagtcttttcgaaatcctgcttgttcatctctcagcttttcatcaacctttctctccagtatttttagaataagcctactatatattttataacaaCTGACCTAAGTGTTATGCAATCAGGTCTCCCCTTTTTTTTGccctttttaccaacactcctaactcccattcatcagattttgcctcttcatgctacattctacaaaataatcttgtaagtattctggagtcacttcattttcggtcagtatcatctcggtagttattccaggGGCTTTCCagctgtgtgtgtgtggatatatatatatatatatatatatatatatatatatatatatatatatatatatgtatatatatatatatatatatatatatatatatatatatataaatatatgtatatatatatatatatatagatatatgtatgtagagatagataaatagacagatagatagatagatagatagataggaaatgGATATAAAAGGGTAGgtttatatccatatttatagCCTGATTGTCGCTAACAAAAATGGGCACTTATGATATGctgtatttttttctgaaatgttggtCTGTATTAGTAGCTGTGTGCTTTCAAATTAATTACGTATTAACACTTGAATACCTGGATTTTCGTAAAGACATATAGACATGTGCCCTTTACTGTTTCCctaaactgtttaaaaaaaatatccgtaaaaatacactgttcacacatatttttaccctactttgttatcttgTATGAGTTGGCGACCATgatatcactcattaacgtcaatatttccgtttttaaaacggtaaatgcctggcaacatttattctaggatttttacatttttatggtaaatttttaAGAGCGTACTTCACAAACTTATAGTAAGGCATATAGTAACTCTTGCAGTGCTAAAGTGGAGAGAGTACAACACCCCTACCAGGTAGGGCATGGTATGCAAGTTTTGGAATGAGTGAATTACTGTACTTACTATGAAAAGGGGTAAAGTACTCTGATCAGGGTAGGTGGGGTCCAGAGGTTTTGAAATCCCACCCCCCTGGGTGAGGCCAGTCAGGTAACGACCGACGTAGGACTTAAGGTAAGGATAGGTTAAAACATGTATTTTCTGTGACTTCTGTCTCTTTTGGCAAGGTTAGATAGGGTGGTGGGGGTTGAGTATGAACGTACTTGCCTAAGTCAGAACCAGATAGTTTATGCAATGTTAGGTTAAGAAAAGTTAAGGTAGGACACCccattacattttatttatttatttttttttttttttttgtgacaaaagAGATCTAGATCATGTTAAGTTGGGTTCTTTTTTTGCCTTTCTCATTATGCAAGGCCCCCCACATACTACAGTAGGTCATTTAAATAGCCATGTCCGTTAACAAAAGTTATCATGGTCGTATCCTTTGCTTCGGCCTATACgtacaaacaaatatatgtatatagatatacatatatatatatatatatatatatatatatatatatatatatatatatatttatacacatatatatatttatatatatatatatatatatatatatatatatttatatatatatatatatatatatttattatatatatatatatatatatatatatacatatatatatatatatatatatatatatatatatatatatatatatatacatatatatatatatatatatatatatatatatacatatatacatatatatatatacatataaatatatatgtgtgtatatatatatatatatatatatatatatatatatatatgtgtgtgtgtgtgtgtgtgtgtgtgtgtgtgtgtgtgtatatatgcagaagaaccacagggaaaatgaaaatacggaatatacacttaagtcctgacttaagtgtatattccgtattttcattttccctgtggttcttctgcatctgagcatcacgttttcctgtgatttttacgcatatatatatatatatatatatatatatatatatatatatatatatatatatatatatatatatatatgtgtgtgtgtgtatatattatacactgaGAAAAGGTATTTACAAAATGACTTTTGAGGGTATGATTGTGAACTGCTGTCAGGAGAGCCTGCAGTCAGTGTTAAAACATGATAAGAACTGAGTGAGGCTGCAgttgaaaaaaaagatagaataattgaCAACTGTTTGTGGAAAACGTTTTTGTATATGTAAGATAGTAAAAATCCAAGGaatgaaaaagagatggaagagacGAGCTTTAATATCTGACAAAGTGTGGAAGGTAAGCCATCTGGTAAGGAGGAATCCTAATTGATGGATGATGGGAAAAATTATCCTTTGCAGaagggaaaaaaaatgaaagaagggCTTTTGAAAGTTATAGACACAATTCATCTCAGTAAATCGGGAACCTAAATGGAAAGGCGTTGAGAAATTAGGGTAAGTAACGGAATGTTTTGAAAGATATGTAAGTTGTGGATTAGCTAAGGAAAGGGGTTGTGAAGTTatggaaagacaaaaaaaaaaaaatgagtttgtgAGTAAAAGGTGATGAAGTGGATAACGCTGCCAGATGATGCATGAACGATAGTATAAAGAAGCTGCAGAGGTTGTGAGAGgtagaaaacttgaaaaaaaatttaatttgaatttaaagttcgaaaaattacatttattcaaaTGTATAAATTTTATTACTGATGGTAGGAAACTGTAACTGGTGAACTTGACAGATATATTTAAAAGTAAATGTCCTTGAGAATCCTAAAATAACTAAGACAAAGAAGTCAGTAGAAGTAGTTGCTAGAATTAAAGCTGACAAGCACGCTGTATAGGTAGTTAAGCTTTTTACAATGGACTCAGGTGTCATATAGATGCATTTTAATGAGAGAAGTCAGGAGGGTTGACAAAATGccgagaaagtatatatatatatatatatatatatatatatatatatatatatatatatatatatatatatatatatatatatatataaatatatatatatatatatatatatatatatatatatatatatatatatatatatatatatatatatatatataaagtacgtatttatatatatcgaaGAGTAAATCCTCTTCATTTGTGGATAGAATATAAAAGTAGTTTTTTCTTTATTCGAAACATTAGCTAGTGTGCGCAAGTATAAAGTAGTTTAATTCAAAATTTCCTGGAAGAAAGAGAAATGAGACCCAAATATAGCCAAACTGACTGAATGGCtgtattattattaccaaatgtcATATTGTGAAAGTGATATCCAATATTTTATGCAAGTGCGATCCGTGCTTTCCTGATGAGTATTTTCTGCAGATGTACAGTATGTCAAGGCTGTAAGTTGCGAATGTATTGAACTTTACGATTATTGACTTGACAACTATCCTGAACAATCTAGGGACTTGTATATAGGGTCCGAACAAGCCAGGGACTTCATTACATCTGTAAGGTTATATTTTCAAAGTACAAAAGTTAAAAGGGAATATACGTGATCTGAAAGGGgatttcatataagaaatatatcaTGGAAATTGACAAAAAtgttaaaatatgtatatttagcaTCCAACTCCTACCTGGCACAGTGGTAATGCGCTAACCTTGCATTTGCTTCAGCCCATGAGTTTAACCCGTTTACTGTTGAAATTACTGCTATGCATAGGTAGCACGGTTGTGCTTGTCCGGCTGACGTCGTGGTGAGTATCTCTTCAGATGACATAacctaataacttttttttttttctttttcaaacatcTAGGTATTTGTAACACATTTTGCACAGTTTCTAGGATTACCATTCTCATTTTTAAATTCCTTATGTTATATGAAATGGAGATATTATACACATATCCATAATGACCAAAAGCTGTTTGATAATTAGACAGACTAAATGGTAAACTAATTAAAACGCTGATGAAAACGGGTAATTAATTTGCTATTCCGTATCTCCTGAGATTAAGGAATATGACAAACGAGAAACCCTGAGCTTATATTATGAAATTCAACAAGCTgtcaatgacagagagagagagagagagagagagagagagagagagagagagagagagagagagagagagagagagagaggttataatcCATGTCCCAATATCATTAATGTATAATATGTGTGTTCGGAAGCAACCAATTTCCTGTAAACTATAATTACACTATACCAACGAAGGTTAGGTGAGGGCGAAAATTAAGCAATTAATAACACGCCTCTGGAGACAGGGATtagggtaaggagagagagagagagagagagagagaggagagagagagagagagagagagagagagagagagagagagatggaaaagtgAAACCATGAGGTGCTCCCAGGGGAGTTAAATAAGTGGAGCGACCAACCAATCACCCTCCACGTAAAACTTTGTGAGGCGAGCATCCTTGCAAATCCACCTACCCCATCATCAACTTTTCTCTCTTGCAGTCAATCCAATTAGCTATGCATGAGCGCGATGTCGATCGGAGAATCATCCTTCCTATGAGAACCCCCTTCCCCTTCCATATCCCTAACAACAATCCCCAGGGACTATCCCCTCCCCCTCTCGGTTCCTTTCCTACCTGTCTGTCTGGTTGCTTCTCCTTCCTACCTTCTCGGTCTCTCAGTCCTTTCCATTATTGCATATTATGCAGTATTGACGCACGACTTAGAATCAAGTGGCGGCGAGTGAAAGTTTAGTAAACATGGATGGCAATTTGATCCTTGCTGATCTCCAAGTCGGCTTTAAAGGAGGAAGTAAATGGTTCGATCAATAAGTTCTTTATTGACCTTTTAATTCGAGTGGAAAAATAGGGGTTTGCAGGTATTAGACTAATCACTACTAAGTGTAATGGTCTTGGGTGGCTTGTCTCAAGTAATTTTCCTCATGCTATAAAAACAGTTAGAGGAAAATATGGATTGGCAAATTGCCCGCcaaaaataagccatatttatgcTTGTGGTGTCTCTGGTCTCCTGACGcagtatgaaatgtctgttttaccCAGATAACCCGTATCCTTCTGGTTCGCTTCTCTCGTCCTTTGCCGCCGGTTTCATCCCAGACATCGCTGCTGGTGCCGTGGTAAACGTCGTTTCCTTAAACACGAAGAGGGCGTAGCTCATGACGTAAGAAGAGCTGTCGACCAATCAGCGTCCGACCTGAATTGACTTTAAAACCCGACCTTCTGAAATAACATATGACATCACGGTTTTATATGCGATCGTGAGATGATTGCTTAGGTaccttaccctctctctctctctctctctctctctctctctctctctctctctctctctctctctctccctctctctctctctctctctctctcttattggttgAGGAAATGCCAAGTCATTAATTTTTATGGGACGTTGATAATGTAGAAAGAAACTGGGAGCAATAACTCAAGAATCAGAAGTGATCTGTATCAGAGCAACCTTGCAGAATAAAGTAAGAAGGGAAATACTGAGACGGTACGAAACGGTAGAGATGATTTTGATCGCCAAAGAAATTGGGAAGGAGGTGAATAAAAtgccataaatctctctctctctctctctctctctctctctctctctctctctctctctctctctctctctctctctctctctcatttttttcactCCACAAGGAAGATGGTCCTTAGGGGAAAGTTGCCAGCAAGTGCTTTTAACGATCACTTCTTGATTCCTCGGGTGACAATAAACCCAGAAGGAAACAAGAGAAATCAAGCGTTATAACGCTGAGATAATGACCAAGAACCTGATTCCAATATTCTCTTCGTTCGAGAAAAACAAAATGGAATGGATCACGGATATGTGTCACTATAAATTGCTCGGCTGAGGAACGGAAATACTAAGCACTTGATATTGACACTTGCGTTGTATTTGGTCTTGAGATCATGAGATTCCTGAGTCCAACATAAAATTTCTTTTGTGACTTTCTGTCAAAATCACTTATGTTTCCACTTGAAAACAAGTTATGAAAACTTCGACGCACAGTAATGATgacttagaattatatatatatatatatatatatatatatatatatatatatatatatatatatatatatatatatatatatatatatatgatatgatatgatatggtatttatcatcatcatcagctgtaactagtccactgcacgacaaaggcctcagacatgtctttcaatttgtctgttttttctgtctttctatgccagtctaaaccACAAAATTTTCTTTGCTTGTCAATCCATCTCCTTCTCTTCAttaccctacttcttttgcaatctctagggacccattacgTTATtcctcttgtccatctattatgtcattctcataatatgtcctgcccatgtccatttttttttctctttcattttgttagaatagcctctacttgagtttgctcttggatccatgttgctgttttcctGTTTCTTTAGGTGATCCaaagagacccagtcttcttggccacgcACGTTGATGAGGAATGCTTTCAGCGTaagacggatcacgaggaaagggcccatatAAGGGGGTGTTAGCAGTGACTttctagtgtcattgcgtaggaaaatgtgcgttgccgaaatgcagatctgtcggtatatgTTGCTTAGCAGAGGGTGTGcaagtctggcgacatggagtaaattttcccataatgtaACAAGGCGCTGGGGATTGtctgaggaggttgcagatggaaacaATTCGTCAaggatgaccaacaggtcgccatacatcacttcagctgccgagacatccagtgGGTCCTTAGGAATTGTCCTTAATCCCAGGCAGAAccagggaggctgagtaaaccagttggagtccttgtagcgggacatcaaagctgctttgagagtacaGTGAAGACGATCAACCTGTCCGAGGTCAACTGGGTTATAAGTGGTTGTCTGAAGTAGGGTGATTTctaggatattcgctaatgatgtccaaattGAGAGGTGTAAAtgctacccctgtcagaagtaatatactcagggataccaaatcttgctatgcatcctaagagtaaggcatatgtacatgaggcaaacgttgcagtttccatgggaatggcttcaggccaacaagtagaGCTGTCGATGACGAAAATCAGATGACTAACTTCTTGACATGTGGGTAGGGTACCTACAACATAGACGTGAATGTGGGAAAAGCACCACTGAGGTTGacaggtgctcactcctgaatccgtgtgtcgatgtacttttgaggttttgcATGAAGTACACATGTGAACCAATGGACCCAATTCTTAGTATCCTtattaatgccatgccaaatgaacttcgtcttcagtagctgtttaGTAGAAtggtgtgagggatgtgaaaggccatgaacgaaatcaaacacctgttggcgcatttgaaaaggtatccacggtctaggtctaccagtactaacgtcacagaggaggatggcattggagtcatcgagaGGGATGTCCTTCCAACGAAAGGATGTGCCAGACTTTCGTTAGGCCTCTGtcgaggcattgtaatccaatcccaggtgaaacGACGACAATgtgattcttgacagggcatcggcaacagggttcattttcccagggacttgtcgaagggtacaattgtattcaggcggagagatgttggcattggcGGGCGGACCAGccgtcggactgttgagtgaaggtgtgcaccagaggcatgtgcaaatgatgaagggcgtaccttccaagaaaaaAGTAACTGACAGACAAGTGCACTGCCAGTAGTATaaggaagaaggccaatgggtggagcaAGCTCTTGACCACCTTCTTGAGTTCTTCTCCAACAGCAACATTGCTGCcgtcagtggagagaaggagaggtgca encodes:
- the LOC137639385 gene encoding uncharacterized protein, with amino-acid sequence MTPMPSSSVTLVLVDLDRGYLFKCANRSNILEITLLQTTTYNPVDLGQVDRLHCTLKAALMSRYKDSNWFTQPPWFCLGLRTIPKDPLDVSAAEVMYGDLLVILDELFPSATSSDNPQRLVTLWENLLHVARLAHPLLSNIYRQICISATHIFLRNDTRKSLLTPPYMGPFLVIRLTLKAFLINVRGQEDWVSLDHLKKQENSNMDPRANSKGRVLKSIQVGR